The Desulfuromonas acetoxidans DSM 684 genomic interval AAGGCGGGGGATACGGGCTGCTACTACTGTATTCGGTGACTCACCTAAATACTTGGCGACGGGTTCGTTTACCGTCGGCGCTGGATAACCGGCCGCTCAAATTTGAAGAATTCGTGAGGGGGGGCACGATAACTGACAGACCATTATTACGATAATTGTGGTTTACGTTGATTTACGTTTGCCTTGAAGAGATTATTTTTCGCGTTATTTTCAAAAGTATTTTGATAAGTCTTTGTCTTGCCATTTTTCGCCGGTTGAAATTGTTTTTTCGTGCAAGATATCCCTGCCGTTATTTGTTATTTTTCCTTCAATTATTTCCCAGTCATAGAAATACATGTTTTTTACATTTTTTTTAGTAATAATGGCTGCGGGGGAGTTTGCTTTGACTACGGAATATTTGAAAGGGGTCCGCCAGACCGTGATTATTTCGCTGGAAACATACGCTTCAAGCGCAGCTTGCTGATCTGTTGTCAGATTGGCCCATACTCCAACAGGAAGCGAGATGTTTAATTTTGGGTTTGCCGTCCCTTCGCCAAAAAGGTAAGGCTCGTAATAAAATTGATCGACGATATTGTGAGCAATGAGAATATCGTGGAGTAGCTTTTTACCTTTTTTTGCTTTTTGCGAATCCATTATAAAGCTAATGTCTGTACTGTTGTTTTTGGGGGGCTTTGTCGCTGTGCTTGTTCTTTTTTCCGGCGTTATCTTTTTATCTTCTTTTTCAATAGGACTGGAGATGGCAAAGAAAATTAGCATGATGAAAAGCATGAAAAGGTAAAAATAATGGATATTACTTTGTTTTTCTTCTGACATCTTGCCCCCCTGTTATTTGCCAAATACTGTAATTTTCGCGTAGCTGATCAGGCCAAAACTGCGCGATGTATCGACGAAATATATTTTATCAATCCCACCATAATCCGCTGCTGCTTCAATGTTTATATTTTCCATGCCGAAACCGAAAATTCCAAAACCTTCAGCTGTTCCTGATTTGTATTCAGTGGTTAAATCAGTCAACTTTGGATCTTGAATTTGCGCCAGGATTGGCCCGCTACAACCGCTAGCCAGAGAGAGAATAAGCATAGCCGATGCGGCTAGTTTGCGCCGATAAACCAGATTGTCAGATTTCAAGATGGTAAGGCAGAAAATAATGATCGCGCATGTCAGGACGATCACACATGCGATTTGATTTGTGGTTGAGTTGGGAAGTGTGGTGGCAATCAGGCCACAGGATAGCAATAGATATAATAACCGCTGGATGCTGGTACTACTTTCAGATATCAGATTTATGTTCAGATCACCAGCAACTTGCAGGTTGTCGTTTCCTCTTAGATCCTGGCCGATATTCATTCTGTCACCGCCCCATCATTTCATTGCATATTATTTAGACAATTTTTTGATGATCTCTTTTGCTATTTTTTCGGAAACGTACTCCTGTAGCGTATTTTCAAGGTCGTCAGTGAGAATCATTCCACTATCGGTTTCTTTATATCTTACTCTGTGAGATACCTTGCCAACCTCGACATTTCCATTCCTGCTGCCGCCGATCTGAATGTTTCCGTTTCCGTGTAAAATTTGTGAATTACCAGCTTCTGGAGTCCTTTTTCCAGTCGACATCATTTCCCCGTCACCTGTTATTAACCATTCAATATTTACCCAGGGAAATTCCTTTTTTATTGCCGCAAAGAAGTCGGCAGTAGGCAAAGCGTCGCCTTTTAAATACTTAAATATTTGATTTCTGCTCTTACCTGATTTATCAGCGAACTGATCTCTTGTAAGCCCAGTTTCAGGAATTAACAATTTAAGCCTGCCTGAAAAGTCCATAAAATTAGTATCTTTCGCAGAAAAGTAACCTATAGGGAACTTTTTTCTTGAATAGTGCCTAAAAGGGTACTATTGTTGTTTTCAAGTTAACAATTTGACGCGCCAATATGGCGCAACTAGTCAGTTTTTTATTAAAGGAGATTTGCTATGGATGGACAAAACAGCACACCTCAAACCCCCTTGGAAATCAAAATTGCCCTCATGCGAAAAAACTGTCTGCAGGCTGATATTGCGCGTATTTGCGAAGTCTCCCGTAGCCACGTGAACCGCGTTATTAAAGGCAATGTCGTCTCTGATCGCGTCCAGCGGCAAATTGCGTCAGAGATCGGGTACCCGGTTGAAGAGGTCTTTCCTGATCGTTATCCGGCGTCTGGTCCGGGGCCACGTGTTCAACCTGTTGAGCATCGCGCAGCCAGCTAAGTCTAAACAATTATTAACAGTGTTTATATCGCAACCGCCAACTAACGTCAAAACAGTTTTGAAAATGAGGTTGTTATGGATGACCAAACAAATAAAGAACTGCACGTTCACCTCCAAAGAATTAACAACCTGGAACACGAACTTAATGCCCTAAAACAGACATTGACCGCTCAGTTTGGCGTTGAGTTTAGCGAAGATTGCAACTGTTGTTTTTGTCGCCACCAGCGCAAGAAAGCCGCTCGGGAAGCCTGGTTTGTCAAAACTATGAGTGGAGAGCATTCAGCTGTTGAACCGACAGATGTTGAATCTTAGCCAAACAGTCACGCAGCGCCGCTTGTTCGGTGTCACCGGCCCCCCAAAATTCGCTATTAGCGTAGTCGTCTTTGATCAGGGGAATCGCGCTGTAGGTTCCAGGCTTTTCGCCAATCAGGCAAAAGCGCACTTGGATCGTGATGGATCGGGAATCCCGGCAAATTTCGTAAAGTGCCATTTTGTTCAACGTATCGCCGGAGCGTGTCGGGTACATGTCAGAACTCATGATGTGCCTCCTGTGTTTTGAGTGTTTGTAAAAAGCGTATCGGGCCAGGAGCGGAATTCAATCTCTAGCGATCAGTTTTGTTTAGACAAGAAAGGAGGCAAAACCATGTCAAAGAAAAAACACGAAATAGACCCAGCGCAAGGCGTGCTCGATTTTGCCGCCAAGGTCGACAACTACGTCCAGCAAAAGGTTGATATGGCGTCGTCGGTGATTGTTCTCCCGGCCAACGGCCCGGAAAACGAGGATGAGATCAATATGATGTTCGCCGTTTCCATTAAGCAGGCACAGCGTGAGTCCGGTTTGAGCCGTGAGCAGATCTGCGACGGGGTGAACGCCTATTTGAAGCGCACAGAGGAGCGCTACAAAGAGAAGCAATGTCGCAAGCCGATCACCGTTGACATGCTTAATGCCTATGCGGCGAAACCCGCTGAATACCCCATTGATGCCTACCTTCTTTACGCTATCCAGGTTGTCTGCGACTCCCTGGCTCCAACCAAGGTTTTAGCCTCAAGTGTGCATGGCCAGGTCGTGACGCAAGAAGAGGCCAAGCTGGCCGCGCTGGGGATTATCGACGAGGCGACAATGACACTGAGTCGCGCCAAGCGGCGCTTGAAAGGAACTTTCTCATGATGCGTTTCTTCGCCGCATTTTTACTGATTGGCGGGATCTCGCTGGCCGGATCGGATGGGCCGCTATTCCCCTGGTTGAATCTCTTCGGAGTCGGTCTGATCTGGACTGTTGCATTCATACTGCGGCGTATGCCGCTGGAGGGAAATTGATGAAAACTGAACAGGATTGGTTAGTTGAGGCAATTAATCACTATAAAAAATTGTCGAACGCCTTGGGTGGAATGTCGATGAAGCAACGCCGAGAAATCTTCACCCCTTATCTTAAAGATTTAGATGAAGACGAACGCTGGAAAGCTCAACAGCTATTAGCCCAGAGCGGCTGTAGCATCATTTAAAGGATTTTTTTATGGCCACCTACAAAACAATTAATGCCGTCAAGGTGACGGGAAAAGTCTTGAAGTTTCTGGCCGAGCAGAAAAAGCCAGTCAGCGGTCAAGAAATCAGCCGCGCTCTGGATATCGCCAACGGCACCGTGATGTGCCACCTGGCCACGCTGATCGAGATCGGCTTTGTTGAGCTGGTCGGTGAACACTACAAACTCGGCATGGGGGCGGCGCTGCTGTGGGCGAAATATAAGAGCCAGGTGGAAAGCACCATGGCGAACTGCCGGGATACGCTGGCGACTCTGGACGCCTAAAAAAAAGGAGGACGTTATGAAAGCCGTTTGGTTTAAGAAGTTTTGCAATGAAAGTGGCCTGGCCAATCACCGCAGGGTCGAGCGCGGCGGCAATGTCAATGTGAATGGCCGACGCTATACCAGCGCCGCATTGCAAGGTTTCATTGGACAGGAAGTCGTGGTGTTTATCGATCCCGCTGAAAACATGAAGCGCATTGCCTGTTATGCCGCCGATGGAACGTATTTGTGCTCGGGATTTAACAGCGTAGCGCGGGGATAAGAGCTGATTTAACCGCATAGGCGAAGGGAAACGAAATGTCAAAGCAAGATGTTCAAAATCAGACAACAGCCGCCCTTGAGGTGGTTGATATGGAAAAGAGACAGGAAGCTGCTGCGGTCAATGATCAGGCACAGCGTGAAGCATTGATTGCTCAATGTCATGAAGTAATTGGCAGGGTACAGGCTAATCAGCTTATGGCGAAATTTGGCAACGTTGCCAGTTTGGTCTATCTCAAGCAAATAAAAGAGTCAAAGATATATAAAGACCTTCCAGGTATAGGTACGTGGGATAAATTCTGTGAATACACGGGTTTATCAAGACGTAAGATTGACGAAGATCTTTTGAACCTGACCACATTTGGTGAAGATTTTTTGGAAACGTGTTGCCAATTACAGGTTGGCTATCGAGATCTGCGCAAACTCCGCCAGCTTTCAAGCGACGGCAGCGTCCAGATCGAAGCCCAGACCCTGACCATCGGCGGTGAAACGATTCCCCTGGATGATGACCACGCCGAAGAACTACAAGCAGCCATCGAAACCGTGCTCGACGCCAAAACGCAAGAAGCTGAAGAGACACAAGCCGCCCTTAAAGCCAAAGATCGCATTCTCAAAAGCAAAGAAGACGTGATTAACCGGCAAGAAAAAGAGCTGGCGAAGCACGAATCCCGTGCCAAGAAACAGGGCTTTGCCCCAGGTGAGGAAGCCTTCCTCAAGCAGCTCGCCGCCGACAAGATGGTCGTGGATGATATTCTCGGAAAATACAGCGTAGACGATGGCGCACTCGATGCGGAACTCACCGAGCGCATGAAAGCCGAACTGGTGGAAACCCTTGGGTATTTCAAGCGCGTCGCCACCGCCTACCACGATGCCGCAGAAACCCTGTATGAGTCCGACGGTAAAACGTGGGATAGCGACGCACTGATCGCCGAGTTTGAAGAGGAAAATCCAGAACAAAAAGTTCCCCACTTGCAGAGCGTATAGGGGGCGATGCCATGGAATGGAAACGGGAAATGACAGCCCGCCTGAAACAGGCCGGACACGGTGAACGGGGGAAGATCATCGCCGAATATCAGGCCGTGACCGGCAAATCACGCGATGCCCTGTATCGGGCTGCCAAAGAGTGTGGGTTCGAATCAGGCCGGAAAAAACGGGAGGACAAAGGGATGCTGAAAAGCGAGTTGAGCGAATATCAAATTCACTTTGTCAGCAGCCTGATGCAAAGCACCGCCCGCCAAGGGAAAAAAGGCGTGATTATGACGGTGAGAAGAGCTCTGGAGATGGCCATCGACAACCATGTTATCGAAGCCGGTCAGATCTCAGAATCCCGTTTGCAGGCCATTTTGAAAGAACGGGGCATGAACAAAGCCGCGCTTGATTCCGACACGCCCAGCATCCGCATGAAAAGCAATCACCCCAACCATTGCCATATTTTCGATGCCTCCATCTGCATTCAGTATTACCTCAAAAAAGGCAAAGGGCTGGCGATCCTTGATGAACGCGACTTCCGCGAAAAGAAGCCAAAGAACTTCGCCAAGATCAAGCAACGCCTGATCCGCATGGTCCTCGTCGATCATTGCAGCGGCACGATCTTCGTCAAATACTACGTGGCTGCCGGTGAAAGCCAGAGCATTACCTTCGATTTTCTCTCCAGCGCTTGGCACGGCCTTGGTCACGATCAGTTTCCGTTTCGCGGGGTGCCGTTTTTCCTGCTCATGGACGCCGGTAGCGCCAACATTGCCAAGGGCATTTTGGCCATGCTCGAAGCGTTGGACATTGAGATCCCAAAAAATATGCCGCACAACCCGCGCCGCCAAGGCAGTGCCGAAGGGGCGCAGAACATCGTCGAACGTGACTTTGAATGCACCCTGCACCTTGAACCGGCCTACACCATTGACGAACTCAATGCCTGGGCACGGGATTGGATGATCCACTTCAACGGCTCACGCATCCACACCCGCCACAAGATGACCCGCACCCAATGCTGGCTGAAGATCACGCCCGAGCAATTGCGCGAATGCCCCAGCGATGAGGTGTTGCAACTGGTGTACCGCGAACCAGAGTTTGAGCGCACCGTGGCCCAGGATAACACCATCACCATTGATACCGTCTGCTACCCGCTCAAGCACATCCCCGGCATCCGGCCACGGGTCAAAGTCACCATTCGCCGCCGCCCCATGCTGCTGCCGCAGATCGCCGTGGTGTGGAACGAAGAGGAATATCTGGTCAATCCGGTCGCCATCGACGCAAACGGATTCCAGGTTACTGCCGCCGAGATCGGCGTCGAATACCACGCCCAGCCAGAAACCGCCACCCAGAAAGCCCGCAAGGTCAACGACAACCTGGCTTTTGGCGAAGAGAAGAAAAAAGGCGACATCCCCTTTGGCGGCACCCTGGTTGTGCATGGCCACCAAGCCGCCAAACTCGGCAACCTCACCACCATGCCGAAACGCGGCACCCCCATGGAAGTGGGCCGCGATCTGGTCGCGCAAAATATGCCGATCAGCGAGTTTTTAAAGAAACTGCGCGATGCCGCAGGCCGCATTGAACCGGCGTTAAACAAAGAACTCAAAGCAACCTTTGGAACCAGTATCGAAATTAACCGTGCCGACGAGGTGATCAAAGCAATCTGCGCCGACCAGGAGTGGCGCGATATGGATGCCGATCAGGCTCAGGCACTGTAGAGGAGTGGGTAATGAATAGAGTTGAACATTTATTGACAGTTCTCATTGAGGAGGCTGCTGAAATTC includes:
- a CDS encoding helix-turn-helix domain-containing protein, giving the protein MDFSGRLKLLIPETGLTRDQFADKSGKSRNQIFKYLKGDALPTADFFAAIKKEFPWVNIEWLITGDGEMMSTGKRTPEAGNSQILHGNGNIQIGGSRNGNVEVGKVSHRVRYKETDSGMILTDDLENTLQEYVSEKIAKEIIKKLSK
- a CDS encoding helix-turn-helix domain-containing protein; protein product: MDGQNSTPQTPLEIKIALMRKNCLQADIARICEVSRSHVNRVIKGNVVSDRVQRQIASEIGYPVEEVFPDRYPASGPGPRVQPVEHRAAS
- a CDS encoding helix-turn-helix domain-containing protein; translated protein: MATYKTINAVKVTGKVLKFLAEQKKPVSGQEISRALDIANGTVMCHLATLIEIGFVELVGEHYKLGMGAALLWAKYKSQVESTMANCRDTLATLDA
- a CDS encoding Mu transposase C-terminal domain-containing protein, with amino-acid sequence MKAVWFKKFCNESGLANHRRVERGGNVNVNGRRYTSAALQGFIGQEVVVFIDPAENMKRIACYAADGTYLCSGFNSVARG